The segment ttaacccccaagtaattagacttattaacattaacgcactaactttataattaaggcaagaatagtcaaaaacgtcccttaaaacgtatcaagaaatccgacccagactgggattgcgcaacctgcgacggcccgtcgtgcctgcgacgatccgtcttgcaggtcgtcgcaagggtcagagactcaatttccactgaataatctgtgacggaccgtcacgcctgtgacggtccgtcacgcctgtgacggtccgtcctgccattccgttacgaagttcagagagtcgattttcagtacccaatttcagattttctaagtgttttgaaacgagaccctgcgacggtccgtcgtgcccatgacggtccgtcgtggggtctgtctcTTCTGCCactttttccagaattgaagtctgctactcaaaacgactaaacaggtcgttaaaGTGCGTGGGAAGagggaaaaagaaagagagaaaatatttgaataatgCTCTTTTTTTCAACAAAGAAGCTATAGATTGTCTccatttttttatacaaaatatatataataatctcCATTTTATCCAATAAAGAATCAATGATCTCCATCTTTTTCTGGAAGAACGACGACAAAAGTAGATgataataagaaattaaaaaatttattgatatgtGATTCACTCTAATATTTTCACCTTTCAGAGTGATGTTATATTTTGCAtgcatattaataaaataatttacataaataataatagcaTGATACATAAGTGTATCAATTGCGCTATGACATGGTGTTATCTAACCATTTTAATGATAtccaaatttatatttatgttacgCGAATTTACAAACATTGGGATACTATTCAATGAAAGCGCTTTACAATCTTTTAAATCCTTCAggaattttcatataatatttacaTTGTAGCTAAATATGATAATCATTCATCATGCGTATACTAGTTTTTCATATATTGTCACACTAATAGAAACTTCATTTCATCTATCTTAGGAGTATACATCTCCGTACAATAATGTCAGGACTTTTgcaaaaagtttttattttttaatacacaAGCCGTACTTTACATTTTACGATTTTATTTAACACAAAATAATTCGTTTGTACACCACTgacattatattttgatatatggaCAATAACTCCAAAATATCACTTTTACAagtgaaataaatttatttgaattgtatttTCTTTGGCCAACAATTTATCTTTCCTTtcgataaatttaatataaagatCCTCGTCACGGTTTCTAATTTTGAGCGCTAcattatattaaagaaattatcgatgatttatttgatatcgattctaATTTGACATAACATAtcaaactctatttattttttatttttatcaggtACCTGAATCTTTGCCAAAATTTTATAAAGTGTTATGTCATGGTGCTTTTACTTGCCCCATTATTATGACCATCTTTATCATATGATCCTCTTCTTCTTTAAGATATTACATCTTTCGAATAGATTAATCTATCACGCTTCAGgcatttcataaattatatctTTCAATGATTTTTCTTTGGAGCAATTAGGACtaaattttatcatatgatCAGCGAATATGTCTGACAATTGACTTAAGTTATATTTTCAACGAGGATCATATCAATGATATGTTATTACacataaacttatttttaagttGCTTATCATCTCCTCCTAATGTTAGAGAATCTAACATTCACCTAACTTTATGTGGGAACTCATCTTTTTGCATTTGTATAGTGGTGGAGCAATTGAATAATATATCACACATTTAAATCTCTAAAAACCCTGAACCAATTATGATAGGGGATCCTTGTTGGATTGATGCATACACGTATTGTTATACTTTAAATTACACATCTCATATCAAATTTCTTTAAAGAGTTTTATTCTCGTAATCAATggtttagctataattggaggcatataACTTTTGCTTAAACCACTTGTATATATACCAacattatcaatatatttttataatttgaaatgtGCTCTTGATTTACCAACTTGAGCAAACAACCTTTGCAAAAATCAAATTGCAAGTTGATAATAAAGCACATGTGACCATGACATAGATGCATCTATATAATAACAAATGATCCACATGGTAGGTGAACAGAttcatattcaccttttatactttcaaaattcatgaaatataatctcaaccttagctggtacaacaataattttatcatgAGAACAAACAACTCCAGAGAATtcttaaagaatttattatttcttcAATATATATAACCACACGAAGtctcatttatttttgtatcataTTTGAATCGGTATGGTCATCAACCGATCATGTCAAgtgatatttattttagtaaacTTCTAATTCATTTTGCATGTGATTTCATCATCATACCCATAATTAGTTACtacaaataatatgaaaatagatAATTGTTCACATTTATATCCACTTTAATTGTAGTAATATGAAGATCttaaatcttttcatattttatagtctaaatattttttttctttgactatttctttgaaacttaaaaagtttctttcaagaaTTACTATAGTTTCAATATCATgaacaattttatttctttgggTAGTAGCACAATAGTTCACCGAAGCTCATAACTAATATTTGATACTACCAcatatttcataatattatttGTGTGGTAAACATCTCTTTCAAGGAgaaatttatatcattattgtCATGGTCTAAATTATTACAAGTAAAACTCGTTTCTTGATTTACTTTTGTTATTAGTATCTCCTTTCTTTTGTTTAGTatctgaaaatattattttttgacttacaAAGATACATAATCAATGACTTCTTTTTTGTGGTCaactattattttcttcttttgccATTCGATAGTCTATTACAAAATGTACCACAATATTTGTGATATACAAAGTTCAAAAAGTACTTGACCAATGACCATTTATATCAgctaaaaatttctttatttctctctaaTCTCCCATAATGGTGAGTTATGCGTatctaaaaaaatcatatatgagTATAtccttatttataattttcatcatCTCTTGGCATATTCagtttttatgatatttatcacaagtcacattctcttcaaggaattgacTATAATCATATATTCATGCTTCATAATTATTCCTTTTGTTTAGAAGTTCATTATCatgttttgaaatttatcaTATTCATGTGACACACCTTGAAATCACTTTTGAAAGTCAAGTTGGTCATCACTTTTTCACCATTTTATTTGATGGGGGATTTATAAACTTATTAAATTATTAGGTCTCATAGAAAACATGTTCCTAATGACATTTCATATCATTTGATGACAAAAATACCTTCACTCTTCAAATGACCATTTTGAGAACTCATaatgttctttcttttataattttcactatgatgagtattattattttgtccATTCATGTCCGTATTCATATgtcaaatcataaaataatcagTGGGACATACTACACAATTTTTAGCAAGAGCttatgatttgttcgatcatcATTATATATCAAGATATATTGTATTGAGACTTTAACCTAATGTCTTATTCATACAAAATCGTATTAGGCCAAAATGTAAAGGGACATGAACCCAAAATCTTATCATGTGATGCATCGAAACTTTGATCGATGTTTTCACCCCTTTGATGCGGTAAAATTTAAATCCACCGCTTTACCACACTCAATAACATCATCTATAGTTCAAAATAAGATTCATTCTCGAACTTCTAAAATATTGTTACTTTGTTATTTATAGCACAAATAAATTTAGTCATAATAACACTTCAAAATATCATATACAATTATCATTATTGAAATAGAGTTGACCCTCATAGGTGGCTATGAAtactatttttaattgaaaagttTTATGAATAATTCACTTTTTGAAACACTGAGAAATTTATTTCaacatttaatttttctaattgtcaaataagaaattctttttcttaaattgcAATTCAAAGATAAAATAACTATAGGTAAAATTAATcgtcataataaataaaatgatatctcAAATTAAATTCAACTTATAAGGATAATTATTTGgctcattatatatatttttatcttatttcatGATTCAAGATATATCCAACCTTATTTGAAATTGTAAAGATTATTacttaaaaattgatataataattcataataaaaatCCTTCTAACTTTTCAAGATTAAAAATCATTCAAATGCATATTTATAATAGGAAGAAAACTTAATATGTCAATCCTTTTTGAAACATAGTGTAAAAGGCAATGAAGTCTTCCTGAGGTGTTGAACTATTTTTAAATCAACTGAAATGACGCCTTCATGTTATAAACGAAATTTTAAACATGTGTCGATGgatattttataaaaacaatatatatgtTCTAATATTTGCAAATAACTTGTCAATAATAATCTCACTTTGCCTTTTATAGATTAAATTAAAGTGAAAATCAAagctcaaataataaaataattttaatattattactattattaattttgtttagttGAGCCAAAATAAATGGATATCTTCAGAAAAGATTTTCAGTTCAATtcgtttttttttctctccacCCGGACCAACCCACCGACTCGGCTTCTTAGATTTAAGGTGATTTGTGTATCGACCCCAACAATACTATTGTTCCGTACCATTAGGGAAGAAGATCCGGGCAAGATATGCACCTCTTCAGGAATGAAAAAAAATCGATCTACTTTCATTTGGTATTTTGGCCTAAATTCCTTGACTCCTCGATACTCAATCAAATCCTCTTTTTTGATGACTGAATGCGTTTAGAGGAAATATACTTCTAAAGAGAATGAAAGAAAATCACAAATTTGAAAGTGAATATGTCATAGCTATTGCTAACTAAAAAGCGTATTTCagttaattatatattgtaAAATCATCGAAATCAAAGTTCATCCCATATAAACATTTGTTTACACTAATATATAACGACACCGTTAGTAATGCAAACATAAACATCTTTTGCATTGTACTAATAAGTTCTAAACAACTTTTTAACAACTCTtgttaataaataaatgttacGTTCAAATAAGAGATTCGAAAAGGAGATATTGTGACATAAAATTTTCTCACAATAAATGCTTTGTAAAATACATGTCTGATGCTTACCATATCGAAATATCTTCTCCAATTTTGCTACTCATCTCATGTATATTTTTGTGATAGATCAAGGACTTGTGCTGATAACATGTTATGAAATGAtgataataaattgaaattaagaAGAGTTTGAGATAGAGAGAGACAAGATAAtagtagttgtgacctttctttattattgaaatgtttttaCTTCTTGTTCTTCCATATTACAAGAGGGGATATATATAGCTAATAAAACTTGGCCACAAAGTTACTTTACTTGGTCACAAAGTTTACTTggatacaaacattttacttggACACAAAAGTATATTGTGTTGACATTCATTTTACAACAATGTGACATTTATCTTTTGTCtcttttttaccctttttcttatataaactaATGCTCTTTTGTAAAAGtagtttacttaattaattgcaaataattttttatcaatagaggaacatttataacaaaaactGTTCACATACTAATTTATAAGGAGTATCTAATAATATCTATAACTCAAATCTTTGTAATTTCCACTCTTGATAAAtcaattttccatttttttaccttcttctaattataaattttaaaataacaatttttaaagaatatttaaaGTCAATTTCTCTTCattatttaattacatatgTATCTAcatataaagttaaaatgttaGATAAAAATAAGATGACGTGGTACCTTCTTATCACCTCCAAttacatttatcttttttctaaaaattttaggattttctttattttcctttaccAGTGtgatattttaacaaataatttcaaaatcttcttttcaaataattacTCAATAGTATTATTCTCTataattcacattttttttctatctaacttttatttttaattggttCATAATATTTATGACTTCAAAATCTTTCACGTGGATAAtttcctaaattaattaaagtgCAAGTTATgtagtttttcttattttacttaGTTGCTACAAGTAACAACTTTTAGgagattttttattatatatatatatatataaattaaagtgCAAGTTATGtagtttttcttattatatatatatatgtgtgtgtgtgtgtgtgtgtgtttttatccttcagtaaaaataattataacgttgctatttttttttatctggAATGTTTGATTTCATATTAGAGTCATgctatattaaaaaaagttaactGTAGTATATTATTagttgaattatataaatatgatattcCTATTGAATTACTTGTGTATTATTGATATGATTTCTCAATATACTGAACTATATTTTGAAGTACTAATAACATACATAGTAAATTTTAagttgaaatataatttattgggttcaacaacaacaacaacaacaacaataataataataataatttgtctcaaaatatttaaacaaaaagatTATTCATAAATCTAATGAGTTATGCGCGAAGCGCAGATGTGtttactagtatatatataaagaaaatcatAGAGAATGTTATTCGGCACCTCTCTATAACCTCCAtttatatttgtcttttttctcagttttttggcattttttcctttttaaattagtatatatataaagaaaagcaTAGAGAATGTTATTCGGCACCTCTCTATAACCTccatttatatttgttttttttctcagttttttggcattttttcctttttaaattaatatattctattataaaatcaaattacttaaattattgaaaaaaaatatttaattaatggagAACCATTTATACCAAAGATTATTcacattcttttcttctttgttagcCTCACTTTTATCATGAATCATACTCCTTCCGTTCCATTTTATATGTTATCTCTTTAAATAATTGAACtataatatttgtcattttatgaaattcatgcataaattatcatattgtGTCTATTTTACCCTTGATAGATTAATTAATAATCTTGaaaacatattcataatttattataaGGTTCACttaagaaaacattaaataaggGTAGAAGagtaaaattacattatttcttAATGCAAGTGCAAAgtaaaaaaatgacatataaaatgagacagaAAAAGtaaatgataatatattttaatatgttgagtgtttttctctttattatttaatttatttacgtGGAGTAATTACCCATGAcctactttttaatttttatttttaataatattcaagACTCATAATTTTCATGTCCAGaaccttcaaaaattaatttgtgaGTTTATGTTGTGTCATGATATTCCTATATTTTGcctatataaattcatatttagttTCATGGAGATTCACATTCAAGATTGTCCTTTCCCTTCTTTATCATATTGTTTGTGAATTAACTAACACGTAAGATGAGAAATATTTCATTCCGAagtctttcttttcattttctatattttgcCTATCTAAAGtcatatttaatttcattaaaattcacattgacatttagaaatataattctcttatttatcatattagtttatgaattaactaacatataataaaaaaaaatacatgaaaggtaagaaatatttcattcacaagtctctttttatttttatatatttggatatgctttcttaatatattatttatgtatttattattatactcCAAGCAAGTATGATTAAGATTAAGTCTTTGTAATAATGAACAATGTGTTGTTAGTATGTGATTATTCTCTTTAATAGTCAATTTGCTGGATATAATGTAGTTTGATTTCAATATGTGTGAGAATTCAAGAGATGGTTACTGTTTATTGTAATgtaatatattgaaaaaaatcatttacaaatatattacatatagtttaaatttctttttttttcttttggtataATTATTTTCGAttgaaatgatattttatttattcttaattatgtgttttttaTTCAACTGATAGTATATAATGAAGAAGTTGACATATGGAGTACATAATATGATGACAGATTTACTTACAAAGAAAGATAGTagattaaaagtaatttttaaacCATAATTAGAGATTATGTTTTACtagaaattttgttattttaacttGTATTGGTGAGATAGTTACTTTTGCTtagatgttttaaattttagtttgtatATGTAAACTAACTACATGTACTAACAATGCTACTCATTTGGTTCTTtactattctattttttttttttactatgaaTCACAATTAATATaactattatttaaataattaataaattatgataataatgagCTTCagttttattatgtttacaaggaaataatttaaaattaaaatattaaattatatgatgtctttttatatgtattacaatttgtttttgttaccattcttttttatatgagatgtattcatattttttattcaggcacctcatttatttattttttccattattgtAGTTCTATTACTTATTTTCAcgtttactatttatttttataaataaaataatacatgatTATTAGTAAAATCATGTCTCTTCATTTTTCTCGCAGCTTCTACTCTTAAACATTGTTCAActttttcatgtttctttttcacaatttttatgaatatttttattaatgtttaaaaaatcaaaaaattaataacaaagaCATAATGAAGAACttcaattttcctttttatgaaTTTAGAACTTGTACAGGCGATCgtaaaaatatgtatacaatatatttcaaatatgatttctattttatttacttcaccatgataaataatttattctaCTACGTACATATAAATAGTTTGCACTtaaaagatgtaaaaaaaatcaatttcatatatttaaaaaagatgaaaaaatatatcatatcgCATATAAAGTCAATATTATTTACATATCTGATACTAATGGCTATTATTTATCACGTTTCTTTAAAATCTTCATTACACTAAAGTTCATTTAATTGAATGAAAgatgaaaatatcaaaaaactTCCATTAGTAATATAAATTTAACCAAATGGAAGATGAaaggataacaaaaaaaattttgttgtaaagaaagctcagaatataagaagaaaaagacaaaaagtataagatagagagaattttcttattcaagtatatcttccaaatggtgagtgattctctatttatagtgttaagatatcactccaaaagtcatcTAATTAATAGATATATAGTTATCTTGGAAGTTCTTATCACCTTGTAAGCACCTATACATGAACCCATTTAATAGTGGATAAATCTAATGGATAATTCACATATACTATACAATTGATTTACAACGCTCCCCCTTGGATATCCATATATTATGtgtctcgttaaaaccttactaggaaaaacccagTGGGGAAAagcctagtgaaggaaaaagagtacacatatctcataatacgctttgaatgttgcctcgttaaaaaccttaccaggAAAATCCAACTTGGGACAAAACTATAGTTAAGGAAAAGAGCACAATGCGTATTTCGCTCCCCCTGATGAAAACTTTACTTGATATCTCGGAGACGGCGCATCCAAATCTTGTATCTCAACTTCTCAAACGTTGATGTTGGCAATGCCTTAGTGAATAAATCAATACAATTATCACTTCAACGAATTTGTTGAActtctatctcaccattttgttgaagacCATGCGTGAAAAAGAACTTTGGTGAGATATGCTTTGTTCGGTCTCCTTTGATGTATCCTCCTTTCAATTGAGTTACACATGCAGCattatcttcgtacattgtggttagtatattctttttcaaagaaaacccacacatttcctgaatatgatgagtcattgatctcaaccagacgcactctcgacttgcttcatggatgactattatttctgcatgatttgaagaagtggttACCAacgtttgcttcattgatcgccaagATATTCCCGTGTCTCCACATGTAAACAAGTAGCCTATTTGTGATCGAGATTTATGCGGATCATATAAATACcctgcatctgcgtaaccaatcagTTCTGACTTGGATTCATTGGAATAGAATAAACTCATGTCCATGGTCCCTCGAAGATATCGAAGTATGTGTTTAACACCATtccaatgtctttttgttggggaggAACTGAATCTTTCCAGTAGACTTACTGCAAAACTGATATCTGGTCGAGTATTGTTAGCAAGGTACATTAGTGTCCCGATCGCACTAAGAtaaggagtttcatcaccaagaagctcTTCATCATTCTTTTGAGGTCGAAATGGATCTGTATTGATGTCAAGTGATCTTACCACCACTGGAGTACTCAATGGATGTGAGTCATCCATGTAAAAATGCTTTAGTATCTTTTCTGTGTACGTTGATTGATGAACAAGTATTTCATTTGACAAATTCTCAATCTGTAggccaagacaaaattttgtcttgctgagatctttcatttcaaattcttttttcagACACTCAACAACTTATAAAAGCTCTTTATGAGTGTCAATGATGTTCAAATCATTAACATACACAGCTATTATAACAAATTTAGACCCGACCATTTAATGAAAATGCAGGGACAAATCGGGTcatttttgtaccctttttttaacaaatattcactCAGATGATTGTACCACATCCTTCTTGATTGTTTCAATCAATACAGAGATTTCtgaagctttattgaacaaGTTTCTCTTGAATCTTTGTATGCTTCAGGCACTTTGAATGCTTCaggaattttcataaaaattgtgGTCCAATGAGCCATATAGATAAGCTGTGACGACGTCCATTAGACGCATTTAAAGTTTTTCATGAACTGCCAGATTTATGAGATGTCTGAAGGTGATTGCATCTACCACTGGACAATATTCTCCATATAATCAATGTCAGGTCTTTGAGAAAAATCTTGAGCAACGAGTCGGGCCTTATATCTCACGACTTCACCTTTCTCATTTTTTTCGTACAAAAACCCATTTGTACCCCATTGGCTTGATACCTTCAGGTGTTCAGATTATTGATCCGAAAACTTCACGTTTTTTCTAGTGAAGCCAATTCAGCTTGAATTGCATCtttccattttggccaatcatttctctGTCTACATTCGTGAACAGATTTTGGCTCAACATCTTCATTTTGTTGCATTATCTCAATAACAACATTATAGGCAAATATGTTGTCAATCACAACATTATTTTGGCTCCACAACTTTCTCGTCGAGACATAATTCATTGATATTTCATTGTTTTCAGAAGTTCGAAACTCCTCCTCATCATGTGTTATGACTTGGGTCTCatcttgagaaatttctttcaacccatgatcatcttgatcatttattccttttctctttcGTGAATTTTTATCCTTGGAACCAATTGGTCTACCACGCTTCAAATATGGTCTAGACTCATTTGCCTTAACAATTTTTCCCATCGGAATATCTACTCGAACTGGAGCATTAACAGCTGGAATATGCAATTTAGTAATCCTTGGAAGATTAGTAAATGCATCTGGTAGCTGATTTGCAATGTTctgtaaataaattattctttgaaatTCTTGCTCAAATTGGTTTGTTCGAGGATCTAGATGAGATAGAGATGATGAATTCCAATCTATCTCTTTTCCCAACGACGTATGTTCTCCCTCTAATATTGGGTatactgattcatcaaaatgacaatcaacaaatcttgccttaaataaatctccagtcataggctccaaatattttatgattgaaggAGATTCATACCCAACATATATCCCCAACCTTCTTTGGGGCCCCATCTTTGTGCGTTGTGGTGGAGCAATTGGGACATACACCGCACATCCAAAAATTCTAAGATGGGAAATGTTTGGATCTTGACCCAAAGTCAATTGTAATGGggagaattcatgataattggTCATCCTTATGTGCACAAGTGCTGCTGCATGAAATAGCATGCCCCCACATAGACACTTTGACTTTGTTCTCATTAGTAATGGTCTAGCTATCAATTGCAGACGTTTAATCAATGATTCTGCTAGACCGTTTTGAGTGTGAACATGCGTAACTGGATGTTCAACTGTTTTCCAGTAGACatccaataataattaaatgcCTGAGATATAAACTCACCAACATTATTTAGACGGATTGTCTTTATTGTATAGTCTGGAAATTGTGctttcaatcttattatttgagcaAGCAATCTCGCAAAAGCCATGTTGCGAGTTGATAATAAACACACATGTGACCATCTTGTAGAAGCATCTATTaagaccatataatatttaaagggtCCACATGCAGGTTGAATTGATCCACATATATCACCCTGTATACGTTCCAGAAACGTAGGGGATTCAATTCCAACCTTAACTGTTGATGGTTTAATGATCAACTTTCCTTGAGAACAAGCAGCACAAAAGAATTCCTTTGATTAAAGGATATTTGGGATCTTTAAGGTGTGCCCATGTGAATTCTCAATGATTTTGCGCATCATATTAAATCCAGGATGGCCCAACCGGTCatgccaaatgataaaatcattaaaaatagtaAACCTTTTGTTTACTACGGCATGTGATTCAACTGTACTTATAATTGTATAGTACAACCCAAAAGAAAGTGCAggtaatttttcatgcacaatttttttctctacattaattgtagtaatgtaaagGTATTCAACCTTTCCTTCATTAGCCGTCTCAACATGATAGCCATTTTGGCGAATAACTTTAAAACTTGATAAGtttctttgagacttactaTAATATAATTCACTATCAATGCTTAATATTGTTCCTCCAGGTAGTAATAAGGTCGCTCTTCCAGAgccctcaattaattttgtactaccTGATATTGTGTTGACATATGCCATTTTTATAACcaaattagaaaagtatttcttttcttttaatattgtatgcgTTATAGCACTATCAAGAATGCATACATCTCTATTACTCATCTTGAATCCAACTGACAACTGGggatttctattatttttcattagaaTAAAATACATTAGAGGaaggaagaaacaaaattaacaacgaaaatttaaatacttcaacgtgaataacataataattaaaaaaacataaataaaatattatgtaaaatattaaCAGACTTCATTCCCCAGCTAAAAGATCAAACATCAGTTTCGATCTCCAAAGAAGTCATTAACTTCCATATGAGTAATGTCACCAAGGCAATCAAAAACATCATCTtttaaagccaaatttgtttCAACATCCTTATTATATTTCTGGGATGTTCCCGGCTTATCATCATCTTTAAGAGTCATATGTGACTCAGCTCGAGCATTGGAAGAGGAAGCaccatttttatttcctttctttttaaagGAATTTTGATAAAGTCTTACAAAATGCTCATGTGTGCGACATTCATTCTTCCAATGGCCTTTCATGCCGCAACGACGACAATTACTTTTTGAGGGGTTATTTTGAGAACTTATgttgtttttccttttattatgaCCACCACCTCGACGATTAGTGTATCGTCTCTTATCTTTATCATGTCCCCGTGCATTATTATAGCTCTGATGATCATCTCTTTTTACTTCAGATTGATCACGTGCTCCCACCACATTTGTCTCCGGTAATGGAGCAGCTCCAATGGGATGagcttcatgatttttcattaaaagagcATTATGTTGCT is part of the Solanum lycopersicum chromosome 1, SLM_r2.1 genome and harbors:
- the LOC101256622 gene encoding uncharacterized protein, with translation MKNHEAHPIGAAPLPETNVVGARDQSEVKRDDHQSYNNARGHDKDKRRYTNRRGGGHNKRKNNISSQNNPSKSNCRRCGMKGHWKNECRTHEHFVRLYQNSFKKKGNKNGASSSNARAESHMTLKDDDKPGTSQKYNKDVETNLALKDDVFDCLGDITHMEVNDFFGDRN